From Amycolatopsis sp. YIM 10, the proteins below share one genomic window:
- a CDS encoding LuxR C-terminal-related transcriptional regulator: protein MVDDDLKRELIENLLVRRLPLLRQATGLPVVFGGAVRHGRAGTSRLVINQLFGTLTQSLNGLVVPGGRGLGGTAIKRGSPFLVNDYATNKAITHDYDRIVVDHERLTSIFAFPIKLDGQVGGVIYGAVRGDTPIGQVALRHAGVVAKKLENELDGLIRRPAPIQSPDVKAALSDLTALIRTTDDPGLRDKLARIHRQLGGEPLAPASGTVLTAREVDALRLVALGASNAEAAQRLGLSPETVKAYLRSAMRKLEVHNRTAAVHAARTAGIL from the coding sequence GTGGTCGATGATGACCTGAAGCGGGAACTGATCGAGAACCTGCTCGTCCGGCGGCTTCCGCTCCTGCGGCAGGCGACCGGGCTCCCGGTCGTGTTCGGCGGCGCGGTCCGTCACGGGCGCGCGGGCACCAGCCGCCTGGTCATCAATCAACTGTTCGGCACGCTGACCCAGTCGCTGAACGGCCTGGTCGTGCCCGGTGGCCGCGGCCTCGGCGGCACGGCCATCAAGCGCGGCAGCCCGTTCCTGGTCAACGACTACGCCACGAACAAGGCGATCACCCATGACTACGACCGGATCGTGGTCGACCACGAGCGGCTGACCTCGATCTTCGCCTTCCCGATCAAGCTCGACGGCCAGGTCGGCGGGGTCATCTACGGCGCCGTCCGCGGCGACACCCCGATCGGCCAGGTCGCCCTGCGGCACGCGGGCGTCGTCGCCAAGAAGCTGGAGAACGAACTCGACGGCCTCATCCGGCGTCCCGCCCCGATCCAGTCACCCGACGTCAAGGCCGCGCTCTCCGACCTGACGGCGCTCATCCGCACCACCGACGACCCCGGCCTGCGCGACAAGCTGGCCCGCATCCACCGGCAACTCGGCGGCGAGCCGCTCGCCCCGGCGTCCGGCACCGTCCTCACCGCGCGCGAGGTCGACGCGCTGCGCCTGGTCGCACTCGGCGCCAGCAACGCCGAGGCCGCCCAGCGGCTCGGCCTGAGCCCGGAGACCGTCAAGGCGTACCTGCGCAGCGCGATGCGCAAGCTCGAAGTCCACAACCGCACCGCGGCGGTTCACGCCGCGAGGACCGCAGGCATCCTCTGA
- a CDS encoding MFS transporter: MSTEASTPAEMRRIAIASCVGTTIEFYDFFIYGTAAALVFPTVFFPALGPAAGAVASFATFAVAFFARPVGAVLFGHYGDRIGRKRTLISTLLLMGIATVLIGLLPGAATIGAAAPIALVVLRFLQGFAVGGEWAGANLLTAEYAPPGERGRYATFPQLGPAIAFALTSATFLVTGLVMGDKDSTFLEYGWRIPFLLSVVLIGVGLYVRLKIEETPVFRAAQATRQPAKRTPFLAVLVSQPKEVLLSAGSLTMVFAFFYMGTAYLTAYGVNPQGAGLSRPTVLVLGIVAAAVFGVATVVAGVLSDRAGRKRVIMASCAVGAVWALLLFPLLDTRSPLAFGIGITVTLAIFAVSYGPAGAFLPELFHTRHRYTGAGLGYNLAGILGGAVPPLLAPQLTSAFGSIALGVMLSVTAVISFLCTRALTETAGRATLHTTEGDDLVDANGA; this comes from the coding sequence ATGTCCACTGAGGCCTCGACGCCGGCGGAAATGCGCCGGATCGCGATCGCGAGCTGTGTCGGCACGACGATCGAGTTCTACGACTTCTTCATCTACGGCACCGCGGCGGCCCTGGTGTTCCCCACGGTGTTCTTCCCCGCGCTGGGACCGGCGGCCGGCGCGGTGGCCTCGTTCGCCACCTTCGCCGTGGCGTTCTTCGCCAGGCCCGTCGGCGCGGTCCTGTTCGGACACTACGGCGACCGGATCGGCCGCAAGCGCACGCTGATCTCGACCCTGTTGCTGATGGGCATCGCGACCGTACTCATCGGACTGCTGCCCGGCGCGGCGACGATCGGCGCCGCCGCGCCGATCGCGCTGGTGGTGCTGCGGTTCCTGCAGGGCTTCGCGGTCGGCGGCGAGTGGGCGGGCGCGAACCTGCTCACCGCGGAGTACGCCCCGCCGGGCGAGCGCGGCAGGTACGCGACCTTCCCCCAGCTCGGCCCGGCCATCGCCTTCGCCTTGACGAGCGCGACGTTCCTGGTCACCGGCCTGGTGATGGGGGACAAGGACTCGACGTTCCTGGAGTACGGCTGGCGCATCCCGTTCCTGCTGAGCGTGGTGCTGATCGGCGTCGGGCTCTACGTCCGGCTGAAGATCGAGGAGACCCCGGTGTTCCGCGCGGCCCAGGCCACCCGGCAACCGGCCAAGCGCACGCCGTTCCTCGCGGTGCTCGTCAGCCAGCCCAAGGAGGTGCTCCTGTCGGCGGGTTCGCTGACGATGGTGTTCGCGTTCTTCTACATGGGCACGGCGTACCTGACCGCATACGGCGTCAACCCGCAGGGTGCCGGGCTGAGCAGGCCGACGGTGCTGGTGCTCGGCATCGTCGCCGCCGCGGTGTTCGGCGTGGCGACCGTCGTGGCGGGTGTGCTGTCCGACCGGGCCGGTCGCAAGCGGGTCATCATGGCCTCCTGTGCCGTCGGCGCGGTGTGGGCGCTGCTGTTGTTCCCGCTGCTCGACACCCGCTCCCCGCTGGCCTTCGGCATCGGGATCACCGTGACGCTGGCGATCTTCGCGGTGTCCTACGGGCCCGCCGGGGCGTTCCTGCCCGAGTTGTTCCACACCCGCCACCGCTACACCGGCGCGGGCCTGGGCTACAACCTCGCCGGCATTCTCGGCGGCGCGGTGCCGCCGCTGCTGGCACCCCAGCTGACCAGCGCTTTCGGCAGCATCGCGCTCGGCGTGATGCTCTCGGTGACCGCGGTGATCAGCTTTCTCTGCACCCGCGCGCTGACCGAGACCGCCGGACGCGCCACCCTGCACACCACCGAAGGAGACGACCTTGTCGACGCCAACGGCGCATGA
- a CDS encoding AMP-binding protein has product MSTPTAHDRYRASRDQLFALGDRPDAEAEFDWPTFDGPFNWAHDWFDVIARGNERTALHIVEENGDQARYSFDELARRSDQVANWLAARGIGRGDSVLVMLGNQVELWESMLAVMKLGAVIMPTTTALGAADLADRVTRGAAKAVIANTADAPKFDAGLGLIRVAVGGAEGWLDFADAATAPDTPLAHPGTAADDRLLLYFTSGTTSRPKLVEHTQQSYPVGHLSTLYWLGIRPGDVHLNISSPGWAKHAWSCFFAPWIAEATIFIHNYTRFDPAAVLRTIREAGVTTFCAPPTVWRMLIKADLSGGPGALREVIAAGEPLNPEVIAQVDRAWGLTLRDGFGQTETTAQVGNAPGATVKPGSMGRPLPGVPVVLVDVATGEPADEGELCLDLRHRPPSLMAGYHGDPERTAEAMANGYYHTGDVARRDEDGYLFYIGRTDDVFKASDYKVSPFELESVLIGHPAVTEAAVVPAPDPLRLAVPKAYVALTPGWEPGRTTALSILRYARENLAPFLRVRRLEFYDLPKTVSGKIRRVELRAREVDDPGTAATREWRDDQFPELRG; this is encoded by the coding sequence TTGTCGACGCCAACGGCGCATGACCGCTACCGCGCGAGCCGCGACCAGTTGTTCGCACTGGGGGACAGGCCCGACGCCGAGGCGGAATTCGACTGGCCGACGTTCGACGGCCCGTTCAACTGGGCGCACGACTGGTTCGACGTCATCGCGCGGGGCAACGAGCGGACCGCGCTGCACATCGTCGAGGAGAACGGCGACCAGGCCCGGTACTCGTTCGACGAGCTGGCCCGCCGGTCCGACCAGGTGGCCAACTGGCTCGCGGCGCGGGGGATCGGCCGGGGTGACTCGGTGCTGGTCATGCTCGGCAACCAGGTCGAGCTGTGGGAGTCGATGCTCGCGGTGATGAAGCTCGGCGCGGTGATCATGCCGACCACCACCGCGCTCGGCGCCGCCGACCTGGCCGACCGGGTGACCCGGGGCGCCGCGAAGGCGGTCATCGCCAACACCGCCGACGCCCCGAAGTTCGACGCCGGCCTCGGCCTGATCCGCGTCGCGGTCGGCGGCGCCGAGGGCTGGCTCGACTTCGCCGACGCGGCCACCGCACCGGACACCCCGCTCGCCCATCCCGGTACGGCCGCCGACGACCGGCTGCTCCTCTACTTCACCTCCGGCACCACCAGCAGGCCCAAGCTGGTCGAGCACACTCAGCAGTCCTATCCGGTCGGTCACCTGTCGACGCTGTACTGGCTGGGCATCCGGCCGGGCGACGTGCACCTCAACATCAGCTCGCCCGGCTGGGCCAAGCACGCGTGGAGCTGCTTCTTCGCGCCATGGATCGCCGAGGCGACGATCTTCATCCACAACTACACGCGGTTCGACCCCGCCGCGGTGCTGCGGACGATTCGCGAGGCGGGCGTGACCACGTTCTGCGCACCACCGACGGTCTGGCGCATGCTGATCAAGGCCGACCTCTCCGGCGGACCGGGCGCGCTGCGTGAGGTGATCGCCGCTGGCGAGCCGCTCAATCCCGAGGTCATCGCCCAGGTGGACCGGGCATGGGGCCTGACGCTGCGCGACGGCTTCGGGCAGACCGAGACGACCGCGCAGGTCGGCAACGCCCCGGGCGCGACGGTCAAGCCAGGGTCGATGGGCAGGCCGCTGCCGGGCGTGCCGGTGGTACTGGTCGACGTCGCCACCGGGGAGCCCGCCGACGAAGGCGAGCTGTGCCTGGACCTGCGCCATCGACCGCCCAGCCTGATGGCCGGCTACCACGGTGACCCCGAACGCACGGCCGAGGCGATGGCGAACGGGTACTACCACACCGGCGACGTCGCACGACGTGACGAAGACGGCTACCTGTTCTACATCGGACGCACCGACGACGTGTTCAAGGCGTCGGACTACAAGGTGTCGCCGTTCGAACTGGAGAGCGTCCTCATCGGACACCCCGCGGTGACCGAGGCCGCCGTGGTGCCCGCGCCGGACCCGCTGCGGCTGGCCGTCCCGAAGGCGTACGTCGCGCTGACCCCGGGTTGGGAACCCGGCCGGACCACCGCGCTGTCGATTCTGCGCTACGCCAGGGAAAACCTCGCGCCGTTCCTCCGCGTGCGCAGGCTGGAATTCTACGACCTGCCGAAGACGGTCTCCGGCAAGATTCGCCGCGTCGAGTTGCGGGCCCGCGAGGTGGACGATCCCGGGACCGCCGCCACCCGCGAATGGCGCGACGACCAGTTCCCGGAACTGCGCGGATGA
- a CDS encoding SDR family NAD(P)-dependent oxidoreductase, which yields MTVRTALVTGANRGIGAAIARGLAERGVRVWRGVREPGDLPNTVRLDVREQSDVDSAVRRVLDREGRLDILVNNAGVTDNGQLPASADLGRAAAVWETNLLGTWRCAQAVIPPMRAAGYGRIVNVSSTLGSLTLMDRPTEPGYRISKASLNALTRLLAAELAGTGILVNAASPGWVRTAMSPRATRTPEQGADTPVWLATLPGDGPTGGFFLDRRPLAW from the coding sequence ATGACCGTGAGGACAGCGCTGGTCACCGGCGCGAACCGGGGAATCGGGGCGGCGATCGCACGCGGCCTCGCCGAGCGCGGCGTGCGGGTGTGGCGTGGTGTGCGCGAGCCCGGCGACCTGCCGAACACGGTACGACTCGACGTGCGGGAACAGTCCGATGTCGACTCCGCGGTCCGGCGGGTACTCGACCGGGAGGGCAGGCTCGACATCCTGGTCAACAACGCGGGCGTCACCGACAACGGGCAGCTCCCGGCCTCGGCCGATCTCGGCCGGGCGGCCGCGGTGTGGGAGACGAACCTGCTCGGCACCTGGCGTTGCGCGCAGGCGGTGATCCCGCCGATGCGCGCGGCCGGCTACGGCCGGATCGTGAACGTGAGCAGCACGCTCGGCTCGCTCACGCTGATGGACCGGCCGACGGAGCCGGGCTACCGGATCTCGAAGGCGTCGCTGAATGCGTTGACCAGGCTGCTCGCCGCGGAACTCGCGGGCACCGGGATCCTGGTCAACGCGGCGTCGCCGGGCTGGGTCCGCACGGCGATGAGCCCGCGCGCCACCCGCACCCCCGAACAGGGCGCGGACACGCCCGTCTGGCTGGCCACGCTACCCGGCGACGGCCCGACCGGCGGCTTCTTCCTCGACCGGCGGCCACTGGCCTGGTAG
- a CDS encoding MFS transporter, whose amino-acid sequence MTTLDDVPVTRFHRRLVTVAMGGPFCDGYLLGIIAVALGQLTPQLGLGSVWSGLIASSALIGVFIGAMVFGAITDRIGRRLMYVLNLAVFVAASVPQFFVTEAWQLFVLRLIIGIAVGADYPIASAITAELVPRKLRGPALSGLILSWWIGYGVSYWVGLALKQLGDDGWRWMLLSGAVPAVVFLLMRTGVPESPRWLASRGRIDEATEIVRKFVGPRVSVDDLVRESAVPKRGGSGLGNIAELFRRGYTKTVVFCSAFFLCQVATGYAIRTFQPEILEKMGVGNATASSAILMLIPILGVSTGLLLVNRIGRRPLLIATFVAIFVSLLCLAVLPLSLALPIILLFVLFHFAEAAGSALQFLYPSELFPTDLRATGVGFASAMSRFGSAGGTFFLPLLIAGIGNAGTLLVGAAITLVGLGVSLALAPETKGLALTDAGHHEETAEERTLS is encoded by the coding sequence ATGACCACTTTGGATGATGTGCCGGTCACCCGCTTCCACCGGCGGCTCGTCACCGTCGCCATGGGCGGGCCGTTCTGCGACGGCTACCTGCTCGGGATCATCGCGGTCGCGCTCGGCCAGCTCACCCCGCAACTCGGGCTCGGCTCGGTGTGGTCGGGCCTGATCGCCAGTTCCGCGCTGATCGGCGTGTTCATCGGCGCCATGGTGTTCGGCGCGATCACCGACCGCATCGGGCGCAGGCTGATGTACGTCCTGAATCTCGCGGTGTTCGTGGCCGCCTCGGTTCCGCAGTTCTTCGTGACCGAGGCGTGGCAGCTCTTCGTGCTGCGGCTGATCATCGGCATCGCGGTCGGCGCCGACTATCCCATCGCGTCGGCGATCACCGCGGAACTCGTTCCCCGCAAGCTCCGCGGCCCCGCGTTGTCCGGGCTGATCCTGTCCTGGTGGATCGGCTACGGCGTCAGCTACTGGGTCGGGCTCGCGCTCAAGCAACTCGGTGACGACGGCTGGCGGTGGATGCTGCTCTCCGGCGCGGTCCCGGCGGTGGTGTTCCTGCTGATGCGAACGGGCGTCCCGGAGTCACCACGCTGGCTGGCCTCCCGCGGCCGGATCGACGAGGCCACCGAGATCGTGCGCAAGTTCGTCGGCCCGCGGGTGTCGGTCGACGACCTGGTGCGGGAGAGCGCCGTCCCCAAGCGCGGCGGCTCGGGCCTCGGCAACATCGCCGAACTGTTCCGCCGCGGTTACACCAAGACGGTCGTCTTCTGCTCGGCGTTCTTCCTGTGCCAGGTCGCGACCGGGTACGCGATCAGGACGTTCCAGCCGGAGATCCTGGAGAAGATGGGCGTCGGCAACGCGACCGCCAGCTCGGCGATCCTGATGCTGATCCCGATCCTCGGCGTGTCCACCGGGCTGTTGCTGGTGAACCGGATCGGCAGGCGCCCGCTGCTGATCGCCACCTTCGTGGCCATCTTCGTGTCGCTGTTGTGCCTCGCCGTGCTGCCGTTGTCCCTCGCGCTGCCGATCATCCTGCTGTTCGTGCTGTTCCACTTCGCCGAGGCGGCGGGCAGCGCGCTGCAGTTCCTCTATCCGAGCGAGTTGTTCCCCACCGATCTGCGGGCGACCGGGGTCGGCTTCGCCTCGGCGATGAGCCGGTTCGGCTCGGCGGGCGGCACGTTCTTCCTGCCGCTGCTGATCGCCGGGATCGGCAACGCGGGCACGCTGCTGGTCGGTGCGGCGATCACGCTCGTCGGCCTCGGGGTCTCGCTCGCGCTCGCCCCGGAAACCAAGGGCCTCGCCCTCACCGATGCCGGTCACCACGAAGAAACCGCTGAGGAAAGGACACTTTCGTGA
- a CDS encoding haloacid dehalogenase type II has protein sequence MRNIATFDCYRTLVDFDLESATRAILGERFAEYEVDEQKFNNDAKAIRFHAVVDEYRPYREVLRRTLRSVMLLHGLAYTDEDGEALIEAVKGFQPFPEVPPALRRLREGGFALAIISNSEDDLISYSVDNIGVEFDHVVTAEQAGAYKPLPQAFEHLMSVIGRKPDEIVHVAQGWDYDIIPTKRYPGMQRVWVNRYRQPGSAAYRPYDEIFDLAPLPALLGV, from the coding sequence GTGAGGAACATCGCCACCTTCGACTGCTACCGCACGCTCGTGGATTTCGATCTCGAGTCGGCGACCCGCGCGATACTCGGCGAACGGTTCGCCGAGTACGAAGTGGACGAACAGAAGTTCAACAACGATGCCAAAGCGATCCGCTTCCACGCCGTTGTCGACGAATACCGGCCCTACCGCGAAGTGCTGCGGCGCACGTTGCGCAGTGTGATGCTGCTGCACGGGCTCGCCTACACCGACGAGGACGGCGAAGCGCTGATCGAGGCGGTCAAGGGATTCCAGCCGTTCCCCGAGGTGCCCCCGGCGCTGCGCAGGCTGCGGGAAGGCGGGTTCGCGCTGGCGATCATCTCGAACAGCGAGGACGACCTGATCAGCTACAGCGTGGACAACATCGGCGTCGAATTCGACCACGTGGTCACCGCGGAGCAGGCGGGCGCGTACAAGCCACTGCCACAGGCGTTCGAGCACCTGATGTCGGTGATCGGGCGCAAACCGGACGAGATCGTGCACGTGGCGCAGGGCTGGGACTACGACATCATCCCGACCAAGCGTTATCCGGGCATGCAACGCGTCTGGGTCAACCGCTACCGGCAACCGGGTTCGGCGGCGTACCGGCCCTACGACGAGATCTTCGACCTGGCCCCGCTTCCGGCCCTGCTCGGCGTATGA